Proteins encoded in a region of the Corynebacterium breve genome:
- a CDS encoding 2-oxoacid:acceptor oxidoreductase family protein: MVEVRIHGRGGQGVVTASDLIAMAAFAEGRFAQAFPSFGSERTGAPVVSYCRISDEKIRTREPVLYPDLVVVQDHTLLPVLDVFSGLTENGYVLINSSKRSAELGLSDLQARQPAGHFMTIPATDIAREHTGRTVPNAVLLGGVAALTGLYKMESVNEAIMNRFPGKVGEMNVAAAQAAYDLVVQKQEEAAHA; this comes from the coding sequence ATGGTCGAAGTTCGAATTCACGGTCGAGGCGGCCAAGGCGTGGTCACTGCCTCCGACCTCATTGCAATGGCTGCATTTGCCGAAGGGCGATTTGCACAAGCCTTCCCCTCGTTCGGTTCTGAACGCACCGGAGCTCCGGTGGTGTCCTACTGTCGCATTTCCGACGAAAAGATCCGCACCCGCGAACCTGTTCTCTACCCCGACCTTGTCGTGGTACAAGACCACACGTTGCTGCCTGTTTTGGACGTCTTCTCCGGGCTGACCGAAAACGGTTACGTGCTGATCAATTCGTCGAAACGCTCCGCAGAGCTGGGTTTGTCTGACCTTCAGGCACGCCAACCGGCGGGTCACTTCATGACGATTCCGGCAACCGACATCGCCCGCGAGCACACCGGCCGCACTGTGCCCAATGCGGTGCTTCTCGGTGGTGTCGCGGCCTTGACCGGCTTGTACAAAATGGAAAGCGTGAATGAGGCGATTATGAACCGATTCCCGGGCAAGGTCGGCGAAATGAATGTCGCCGCCGCCCAAGCAGCATACGACCTAGTCGTTCAGAAGCAGGAGGAAGCCGCCCATGCTTAA
- a CDS encoding NAD(P)-binding protein: MTETNLGMPTTQLPFAITLETGSSLANHTGSWRSERPVYVDLLPPCNKACPAGENIQKWLYHANEGDYEAAWREIMVNNPLPAVMGRVCYHDCETNCNRVEVDEAVGINAVERFLGDKAIKEGWTVEPLLDPSGKKVLVVGSGPSGLSAAYHLARMGHDVTVRDQGEKPGGMMRYGIPSYRLPREVLDSEIARIEQLGVTFEQGARVDDLGAVLEEFDAVFTAVGAQIGRNINIPAGSAANMVNAVDMLRETEMNAASTADEKPLLGRRVVVYGGGNTAVDAARTAKRLGATDSVILYRRTRDHMSAHDSEVMEAEEEGITMRWLSTVQHVDQGTVKIEKMEIDSEGNLTPTGEFEDLEADSLVMALGQESDLTLLEELEGVSIERGVVQVDTNMMTGREGVFAGGDMVPSEKNVTVAIGHGKKAARNIDAWLRGGSYEPAEKHGDATLDRMETWYYTDAPHQVRERLEGARRASNFDEVVKGLDEDSALFEARRCMSCGNCFGCDNCFGVCPDNAVTKLEPGSYEFKYDYCKGCGICAEECPCGAISMVTEEN, from the coding sequence ATGACTGAGACTAATTTGGGCATGCCGACGACTCAGTTGCCTTTTGCCATCACGCTGGAAACCGGCTCATCGCTGGCTAATCACACCGGCTCATGGCGCTCCGAACGTCCGGTTTACGTGGACCTTCTGCCCCCTTGCAATAAGGCGTGCCCTGCAGGTGAAAACATCCAAAAGTGGCTCTACCACGCAAACGAAGGCGACTACGAGGCCGCGTGGCGCGAAATCATGGTGAATAACCCGCTACCTGCTGTGATGGGGCGCGTGTGCTACCACGACTGCGAAACCAACTGTAACCGCGTCGAGGTCGACGAAGCGGTGGGTATCAATGCTGTCGAACGCTTTCTGGGCGACAAGGCCATCAAGGAAGGCTGGACTGTAGAGCCACTCCTCGATCCATCGGGCAAGAAGGTGCTTGTGGTGGGTTCCGGCCCATCGGGTCTGTCTGCGGCGTACCACCTCGCACGTATGGGCCACGACGTCACAGTGCGCGATCAAGGTGAGAAACCCGGAGGCATGATGCGTTACGGCATCCCTTCCTACCGCCTGCCGCGCGAGGTACTTGATTCCGAGATCGCACGCATCGAACAGCTCGGTGTCACGTTCGAGCAGGGAGCGCGTGTCGACGATCTTGGGGCTGTTCTGGAAGAATTCGATGCAGTTTTCACTGCCGTTGGTGCCCAGATCGGTCGAAACATCAACATCCCTGCTGGCTCCGCTGCCAACATGGTTAACGCGGTGGATATGCTGCGCGAAACCGAGATGAACGCCGCAAGCACTGCCGACGAGAAGCCGCTGCTTGGCCGACGTGTCGTCGTCTATGGCGGTGGTAATACGGCAGTTGACGCTGCCCGTACCGCGAAGCGACTCGGAGCGACCGACTCAGTAATTCTTTATCGTCGTACCCGTGACCACATGTCGGCTCACGATTCCGAAGTGATGGAGGCCGAGGAAGAAGGCATCACCATGCGGTGGCTATCCACCGTGCAGCACGTGGACCAGGGAACCGTCAAGATTGAAAAGATGGAGATCGACTCCGAGGGAAACCTCACCCCTACAGGCGAGTTCGAAGACCTCGAGGCAGACTCGTTGGTGATGGCATTGGGCCAGGAGTCCGATCTGACGCTATTGGAGGAGCTCGAGGGAGTCAGTATCGAACGCGGTGTCGTCCAAGTCGACACCAACATGATGACCGGACGCGAAGGCGTCTTCGCCGGTGGCGACATGGTCCCGAGCGAGAAAAACGTCACCGTTGCGATTGGCCACGGCAAAAAGGCCGCTCGCAACATCGACGCTTGGCTGCGTGGTGGTTCCTACGAGCCTGCCGAGAAGCACGGCGACGCCACCCTGGATCGCATGGAGACCTGGTACTACACCGATGCCCCACACCAGGTGCGCGAACGCTTGGAAGGCGCTCGTCGCGCTTCCAACTTCGACGAGGTGGTCAAAGGCCTCGATGAGGATTCCGCCCTGTTTGAAGCACGCCGCTGCATGAGCTGTGGCAACTGCTTCGGCTGCGATAACTGCTTCGGAGTCTGCCCCGACAATGCGGTCACCAAGCTAGAACCAGGTAGTTACGAATTCAAGTACGACTACTGTAAGGGCTGTGGTATCTGCGCCGAGGAATGCCCGTGTGGTGCGATCAGCATGGTGACAGAAGAAAACTAG
- the coaD gene encoding pantetheine-phosphate adenylyltransferase, whose amino-acid sequence MTIAVCPGSFDPVTNGHLDIFRRAARNFDEIIVLVTANPAKQTGLFSVEERMDLIRQVTRDIQNVRVDFWGGLLVDYTTAHRVGALVKGLRSSLDYDYELPMAQMNRRLSGVETFFLMTDEKYGYVSSSLCKEVVKYGGDIKGLVPDIVLEAMKEKYR is encoded by the coding sequence ATGACTATCGCAGTGTGCCCTGGATCGTTCGATCCGGTGACCAACGGCCACCTGGACATTTTCCGCCGGGCCGCCCGGAATTTCGATGAGATCATAGTGCTGGTCACCGCCAACCCAGCGAAGCAGACGGGGCTGTTTTCGGTGGAAGAGCGCATGGACTTGATTCGCCAGGTCACTCGCGACATCCAGAATGTCCGCGTTGACTTCTGGGGCGGACTCCTGGTGGACTACACCACGGCGCATCGCGTGGGTGCTTTGGTCAAGGGACTGAGGTCCTCGCTTGACTATGACTACGAGCTGCCGATGGCTCAGATGAATCGTCGTCTGTCTGGGGTGGAGACTTTCTTCCTTATGACAGATGAGAAATACGGCTACGTGTCGTCGTCGCTGTGCAAAGAAGTAGTGAAGTATGGCGGTGACATCAAGGGTCTTGTTCCTGACATCGTTCTTGAAGCGATGAAAGAGAAGTACCGGTGA
- the ehuA gene encoding ectoine/hydroxyectoine ABC transporter ATP-binding protein EhuA, translated as MANDLMIKADNVWKSFGNLDVLKGINLEVPKGTVTCLIGPSGSGKSTLLRCVNHLEKVSAGRLYVEDELIGYKEKDGVLYEISEKEASRQRADIGMVFQSFNLFAHRTALENVIEAPVQVKKQPVAAARKRAMELLDMVGLAAKADAYPVQLSGGQQQRVAIARALAMDPKLMLFDEPTSALDPELVGEVLRVMRDLANQGMTMLVVTHEMGFAREVADTVAFMDGGVIVEHGTPEEVLDHPKEERTKSFLSSLLK; from the coding sequence ATGGCAAACGATCTCATGATCAAAGCCGATAACGTCTGGAAGTCCTTCGGCAACTTGGACGTTTTGAAAGGCATCAACCTTGAAGTGCCCAAGGGCACTGTCACTTGTTTGATCGGCCCATCGGGTTCCGGAAAATCGACCTTGCTACGCTGCGTCAACCATTTGGAAAAGGTCTCAGCAGGTCGCCTGTATGTCGAAGACGAACTGATCGGCTACAAGGAGAAAGATGGCGTACTGTACGAAATCTCCGAAAAGGAAGCTTCCCGCCAGCGCGCCGACATCGGCATGGTATTCCAGTCCTTCAACCTCTTCGCACACCGCACTGCGCTAGAGAACGTCATTGAGGCCCCCGTGCAGGTAAAGAAGCAGCCCGTCGCTGCAGCCAGAAAGCGCGCCATGGAGCTGCTCGACATGGTGGGTCTCGCTGCGAAAGCGGATGCTTACCCAGTCCAGCTGTCAGGTGGTCAGCAGCAGCGTGTGGCCATCGCACGTGCGCTAGCCATGGATCCTAAGCTGATGCTTTTCGACGAACCCACCTCCGCCCTCGACCCAGAACTTGTCGGTGAAGTCCTGCGCGTCATGCGCGACCTAGCAAACCAGGGCATGACGATGCTCGTCGTCACGCACGAGATGGGGTTTGCCCGCGAGGTCGCCGATACCGTCGCGTTCATGGACGGCGGAGTGATTGTCGAGCACGGCACCCCCGAGGAGGTCTTGGATCATCCGAAAGAGGAACGAACAAAGTCCTTCCTCTCGTCGCTCTTGAAGTAA
- a CDS encoding sulfite exporter TauE/SafE family protein, which produces MTIAIIVFLTVFIGSCMQRISGMGLGLVGGPVLMLVMGPVNGILVLNVLATINALMTTLTVRKNVNWKYFAVIASVLVFGAVPGAIMVREVSPDWLLLVAGTLLLLALSVVTAGKRYVPRVEGYVPMAASGIVAGFMNTLAGIAGPAITVYSTAARWDQRMYAATLQPIFMVSGALSFIIKQFTGAGDLGTIDPAIWPLGLFGMAAGIFAGVKIAPRISRQKAHQLALALAVLGGLTAVIRGLIGLVG; this is translated from the coding sequence GTGACCATAGCAATTATTGTTTTTCTCACGGTCTTCATCGGATCGTGCATGCAGCGCATCTCAGGCATGGGCTTAGGTCTTGTCGGCGGGCCCGTCTTGATGCTTGTCATGGGACCTGTCAACGGCATCTTGGTGCTCAACGTCCTTGCCACCATCAACGCCTTGATGACAACTCTTACCGTTCGCAAAAACGTGAACTGGAAATACTTCGCTGTGATTGCCTCCGTACTCGTTTTTGGCGCAGTGCCAGGCGCGATCATGGTGCGTGAGGTGTCACCGGATTGGCTGCTTTTGGTCGCCGGAACGTTGCTCCTTTTGGCGCTATCAGTAGTAACAGCGGGTAAGCGCTATGTCCCGCGCGTCGAGGGCTACGTCCCCATGGCAGCATCCGGCATCGTCGCTGGTTTCATGAACACCCTTGCCGGGATCGCAGGCCCTGCCATCACTGTTTACTCGACCGCGGCGCGGTGGGACCAGCGGATGTACGCCGCAACACTTCAGCCGATTTTCATGGTCTCTGGTGCGCTGTCGTTTATCATCAAGCAGTTCACCGGCGCTGGCGACCTGGGCACAATCGATCCAGCCATTTGGCCGCTGGGGCTTTTCGGAATGGCAGCAGGCATCTTCGCCGGAGTGAAAATCGCACCGCGGATCTCGCGCCAAAAAGCCCACCAGCTTGCCTTGGCGTTGGCAGTGCTAGGTGGGCTTACCGCGGTGATCCGCGGACTTATCGGGCTTGTCGGCTAA
- a CDS encoding thiamine pyrophosphate-dependent enzyme has product MTTHLPNPSFPATEIPGSEDYQFYQVGTFAVGNRLVEEKLKSEQADTERFNSLTSGHRACQGCGEALGARYALDAAVAAADKKVIAVNATGCLEVFSTPYPETSWNLPWLHSLFGNAAAVATGVQAAMRAKGREDVRVIAQGGDGGTVDIGFGPLSGMFERNDDVLYICYDNEAYMNTGVQRSGATPPAARTATTQPVGPRPGNEFGQGKFLPQIAMAHNIPYVATASVSNLHDLEYKVQRAMEFRGARYLHVFVPCPLGWGSASKDTIKIARLATQTGLFPIFEAEYGEITSVTKIRRQEPVENYLKLQRRFAHLFKKNADPSVIERLQQHADRNIRRYNLIDKEEN; this is encoded by the coding sequence ATGACTACCCACCTACCTAACCCCTCTTTCCCCGCAACTGAAATCCCAGGCAGCGAGGACTACCAGTTCTACCAGGTAGGCACCTTTGCTGTGGGCAACCGCTTGGTGGAGGAAAAGCTAAAGTCTGAGCAGGCAGACACCGAACGATTTAACTCGCTTACGTCTGGACACCGCGCCTGCCAAGGCTGTGGCGAGGCACTGGGAGCGCGCTATGCGCTGGATGCTGCCGTGGCCGCCGCTGATAAAAAGGTCATTGCGGTCAACGCAACCGGTTGTTTGGAAGTGTTTTCTACTCCATACCCAGAAACCTCGTGGAATTTGCCGTGGCTTCACTCCCTGTTTGGCAACGCCGCCGCCGTGGCAACCGGTGTTCAGGCTGCGATGCGCGCCAAGGGTCGCGAGGACGTCCGCGTGATCGCCCAGGGTGGCGATGGCGGAACTGTGGATATCGGCTTTGGTCCCCTGTCAGGCATGTTCGAGCGTAACGACGATGTCCTGTACATCTGTTACGACAACGAGGCCTACATGAACACCGGCGTGCAACGATCAGGCGCTACCCCGCCGGCTGCGCGCACCGCGACTACTCAGCCCGTCGGCCCACGGCCTGGCAACGAGTTCGGTCAAGGCAAGTTCTTGCCACAGATCGCCATGGCGCACAACATTCCATACGTTGCCACCGCATCAGTGTCTAACCTGCACGACCTAGAATACAAGGTGCAGCGTGCGATGGAGTTCCGTGGCGCACGTTACCTGCACGTGTTTGTCCCTTGCCCGCTGGGCTGGGGCTCTGCGTCCAAGGACACCATCAAGATCGCACGTCTGGCAACTCAAACGGGTCTGTTCCCGATCTTCGAAGCCGAATACGGAGAAATCACCTCGGTAACAAAGATTCGTCGTCAAGAGCCAGTGGAAAACTACCTGAAGTTGCAGCGTCGTTTTGCTCACCTGTTCAAGAAGAATGCTGATCCTTCCGTGATCGAGCGTTTGCAGCAGCACGCTGATCGCAACATCCGCCGGTACAACCTCATCGACAAGGAGGAAAACTAA
- a CDS encoding ABC transporter substrate-binding protein produces the protein MKKHVTLVATLAAAGTLTGCVTNVEGGNPDGWEQVSPGEVPEIAALVPDDVASDGVLTAGTNPPFAPFEFKDSKGRIIGVEMDLGHAIASVLGLEFQPVEQDFAMILPAVQAGTLDSGMSGFTDNEERRQNYDFVNFLYAGIQWAQQPGDNIDPADPCGLTVAVQRTTVSETDDVRPKNDECIAAGKDPITILSYDTSDNAALALLVGRADALSADSPVTAWAVNRSDGEMELVGDMFDAAPYGFAVPKDSELGPAMAAAMQHLIQTGEYERILSQWSITTGLLDEALINEQPVEGI, from the coding sequence ATGAAAAAACACGTCACATTGGTCGCCACCCTGGCGGCTGCCGGAACACTTACCGGCTGCGTGACCAACGTCGAAGGAGGAAACCCCGACGGGTGGGAGCAAGTCTCTCCCGGCGAGGTTCCCGAAATCGCTGCCCTAGTGCCTGACGACGTCGCCTCCGACGGAGTCTTGACCGCGGGCACTAATCCACCTTTTGCTCCGTTCGAGTTTAAAGACTCAAAAGGGCGGATCATCGGTGTGGAAATGGATTTGGGCCACGCAATTGCATCCGTTTTGGGGTTGGAGTTCCAACCAGTCGAGCAAGATTTTGCCATGATTCTGCCTGCAGTTCAGGCGGGGACGCTCGATTCGGGCATGTCAGGGTTTACCGACAACGAGGAACGTCGGCAGAACTACGACTTTGTCAATTTCCTCTACGCAGGAATCCAGTGGGCGCAGCAGCCAGGAGATAACATCGATCCCGCTGACCCCTGTGGACTCACCGTCGCTGTGCAGCGTACAACCGTTTCTGAAACCGACGACGTTCGCCCGAAGAACGACGAGTGCATCGCGGCCGGTAAGGACCCCATCACAATTTTGTCCTACGACACGTCCGACAACGCGGCGCTAGCGCTATTAGTCGGACGCGCCGACGCACTATCCGCCGACTCTCCTGTCACCGCGTGGGCGGTCAATCGCTCCGACGGCGAGATGGAACTCGTCGGCGACATGTTTGATGCCGCCCCTTACGGCTTTGCGGTACCGAAAGACTCTGAACTTGGCCCAGCGATGGCTGCGGCAATGCAACACCTCATCCAGACCGGCGAGTACGAACGCATTCTTAGCCAATGGTCAATCACCACAGGCCTCCTCGATGAGGCCCTCATCAACGAACAACCAGTGGAGGGAATCTAA
- a CDS encoding metallophosphoesterase, with protein sequence MSSRRRVPATVLALATALSFVHVPAIAEENAPSVSQPAAPQPGFRVLPYLMKPASDQMTINFFTELGNDATVTVTQSGEVVLEEQARGEYQENLQYTQLELEQEIEGLDKGSWLKSNDNYKYSVTVSDLAPNTTYNYTVTVDEVEYSNAFTTAPTSDEWDNIRVIAFSDSETEPAGRPKVSGAREWERNRTFAEGSLDRPGAGSAWFEKFGSNNRQGQDEPRYPLTQDEAFRHNLGIVEAQNPDLLMVAGDLTQGSGYQPAWDEYMGYVAGENGDIAASTPMLTALGNWETFGALNGSYSDENGVAHGAHKGRAAYQTYIDTFGSDNPDHADSYYRVDHGPLTIITLDSTNGLPDENYDEVKQEQISGNDKDIEAAGAIGTDTNTSYSLEGIQAAGNTDQPDFGEGSEQWVWAEKQLADAREAGQYVVVQFHHAAYSNGVHGTATRSATPDAQPGTPMRVYTPMFEKYGVAAVISGHDEMFERSWVDMDGDGVGFHSFDVGVAADGLRGDYRQEVDGEVTPVNFNTYSEWMAQADEPENWQDVDGVRQLIDGGKHYGHLQMDLEPVECADGGTGAKLTTTPVYAFPVLDSDYNLVEVERREYNDVQSIFFNADGTPAPRGSECSGADIDDDTAEEPIDEPIDEPNDDTENSSDDPSFLGKLITFLGLVTTAFTLMPFSPETMDKIWDVFKGPLGLSFKR encoded by the coding sequence GTGTCTTCTCGTCGCCGTGTTCCCGCGACCGTACTTGCTCTAGCAACGGCCTTGTCTTTCGTCCACGTCCCAGCAATCGCAGAGGAAAACGCACCAAGCGTTTCCCAACCCGCGGCACCGCAGCCGGGTTTCCGCGTGCTTCCATATCTTATGAAGCCAGCGTCTGACCAGATGACCATCAACTTCTTCACCGAGCTTGGCAACGACGCCACCGTAACCGTGACTCAGTCCGGCGAGGTTGTCCTCGAAGAGCAAGCGCGGGGCGAGTACCAGGAAAATCTGCAGTACACCCAGCTTGAACTTGAACAAGAAATCGAGGGCCTAGACAAGGGATCGTGGTTGAAGTCGAACGACAACTACAAGTACTCGGTCACGGTGTCAGACCTCGCCCCGAACACGACCTACAACTACACAGTGACCGTCGATGAAGTTGAGTACAGCAACGCATTTACCACCGCGCCAACCAGCGACGAGTGGGACAACATTCGCGTTATCGCTTTTTCCGACTCTGAAACCGAGCCGGCTGGCCGCCCGAAGGTCTCTGGAGCGCGTGAATGGGAGCGCAACCGCACGTTTGCGGAAGGTTCACTAGATCGTCCAGGTGCAGGTTCCGCTTGGTTTGAAAAGTTTGGATCGAACAACCGTCAGGGCCAGGATGAACCCCGCTACCCGCTGACCCAGGACGAGGCTTTCCGCCACAACCTGGGGATCGTCGAGGCTCAGAACCCTGACTTGCTCATGGTCGCGGGTGATTTGACCCAGGGCTCTGGCTACCAACCGGCATGGGACGAGTACATGGGCTATGTGGCGGGCGAGAATGGTGACATTGCGGCATCGACTCCGATGCTTACCGCTTTGGGTAACTGGGAAACCTTTGGCGCTCTCAACGGTTCCTACTCGGATGAGAATGGTGTTGCCCACGGTGCGCACAAGGGGCGAGCTGCATACCAGACCTACATCGACACCTTTGGCTCGGATAACCCTGACCACGCAGATTCCTACTATCGCGTTGACCACGGCCCGTTAACCATCATTACCCTTGATTCCACTAACGGCCTGCCAGATGAGAACTACGACGAGGTCAAGCAGGAGCAGATTTCTGGCAACGACAAGGACATCGAAGCAGCAGGTGCAATTGGTACCGACACCAATACCAGCTACAGCCTCGAAGGTATCCAGGCTGCCGGGAACACCGACCAGCCTGACTTTGGCGAAGGATCGGAGCAATGGGTCTGGGCAGAAAAGCAGCTTGCCGACGCCCGCGAGGCTGGTCAATATGTTGTAGTCCAATTCCACCACGCGGCTTATTCCAACGGCGTGCACGGCACCGCCACCCGCTCGGCAACCCCTGACGCACAGCCAGGCACGCCCATGCGCGTGTACACCCCGATGTTTGAGAAGTACGGTGTAGCTGCCGTGATCTCTGGTCACGATGAAATGTTTGAGCGGTCTTGGGTCGACATGGACGGCGACGGTGTCGGCTTCCACAGCTTTGACGTGGGAGTGGCTGCTGACGGTCTGCGCGGTGACTACCGCCAAGAGGTCGACGGGGAAGTCACCCCAGTTAATTTCAACACCTATTCCGAGTGGATGGCCCAGGCCGACGAGCCTGAGAACTGGCAAGACGTCGACGGAGTTCGCCAACTCATCGATGGAGGCAAGCACTACGGTCATCTGCAGATGGACCTTGAGCCTGTCGAATGCGCCGATGGTGGTACAGGAGCGAAACTCACCACCACACCGGTGTATGCGTTCCCAGTTCTTGACAGTGATTACAACTTGGTCGAGGTTGAGCGTCGCGAGTACAACGATGTCCAGTCCATCTTCTTCAACGCTGACGGAACACCAGCCCCGCGCGGATCCGAGTGCTCGGGAGCCGACATCGACGATGACACCGCCGAAGAACCGATCGACGAACCGATCGACGAGCCAAACGACGACACCGAGAACTCTTCCGATGACCCGAGCTTCCTCGGCAAGTTGATCACCTTCTTGGGCCTTGTCACTACGGCGTTCACATTGATGCCATTTAGCCCCGAAACGATGGACAAGATCTGGGACGTTTTCAAGGGCCCGCTGGGCCTAAGTTTTAAACGCTAG
- a CDS encoding amino acid ABC transporter permease: protein MSTRPEAIQARPLRHPGRWVLATIILALAVWFIIGAANNPAYGWSTYFSYLFDSRIAIAALHTIAITILAMIIGVVGGVLLAVMRMSDNPVFKAVAWVFLWIFRGTPVYVQLMFWGLLGALYQTINLGFTEISLDAVTSSAFLLAVIGLGLNEAAYMAEIVRSGVSSVPEGQIEASKALGMSWSQTMRRTVLPQAMRIIIPPTGNEFISLLKTSSLVVAVPYSLELYGRSMDIAAALFEPVPMLLVAATWYLAITSILMVGQHYLEKHFEKGATRELTARQLASLADAEGTVPGNVTIVERNN, encoded by the coding sequence ATGAGTACACGCCCAGAAGCTATCCAAGCTAGGCCACTGCGCCACCCCGGTCGCTGGGTTCTCGCCACGATCATCCTCGCGCTCGCCGTGTGGTTCATCATCGGTGCGGCGAACAACCCAGCCTATGGGTGGAGCACCTACTTCTCGTATCTTTTCGATTCTCGTATTGCGATCGCGGCGCTTCACACGATTGCCATCACGATCCTTGCGATGATTATTGGCGTTGTCGGTGGCGTGCTCCTCGCCGTCATGCGCATGTCCGACAACCCTGTCTTCAAGGCCGTGGCGTGGGTCTTCCTCTGGATCTTCCGAGGCACTCCGGTCTACGTCCAGCTGATGTTCTGGGGTCTTTTGGGTGCGCTGTATCAAACAATCAACCTTGGTTTTACCGAGATCTCTCTTGACGCCGTGACTTCTTCTGCCTTCCTGCTTGCTGTCATTGGATTGGGCCTCAACGAAGCGGCATACATGGCCGAAATCGTCCGCTCTGGTGTGTCATCCGTTCCGGAAGGCCAAATCGAAGCCTCGAAGGCACTGGGCATGAGCTGGTCTCAAACAATGCGCCGAACTGTGTTGCCACAGGCCATGCGTATTATTATCCCGCCCACCGGCAACGAGTTCATCTCCCTGCTTAAGACTTCGTCGCTCGTAGTCGCGGTCCCATATTCACTAGAGCTTTATGGTCGCTCGATGGACATCGCGGCAGCACTTTTCGAGCCGGTGCCAATGCTTCTCGTAGCAGCCACCTGGTACCTCGCGATTACCTCGATCCTCATGGTCGGCCAGCATTACCTGGAAAAGCACTTTGAAAAGGGAGCCACCCGCGAACTCACCGCGCGCCAGCTCGCCAGCCTCGCTGATGCTGAAGGCACCGTGCCAGGAAACGTCACCATCGTCGAAAGGAACAACTAA
- a CDS encoding transketolase C-terminal domain-containing protein — MLKQIQGSKAVAEAVGACRPEVISAYPISPQTHIVEALSAMVKAGQIDNCEYVNVESEFSAMSACIGASAAGARTYTATASQGLLFMVEAVYNASGLGLPIVMTVANRAIGSPINIWNDHTDSMSQRDSGWLQLYAIDNQEAVDLHIQAFKIAEELSLPVMVCMDGFILTHAVEQIDIPERELVDKFLPEFEPRQVLDPENPISIGAMVGPEAFTEVRYLAHKKQLDALEIIPRVQKEFQEVFGRESGGLLHEYRTEDSETIIVCLGSVTGTLRDVVDERRENGEKIGVLSLVSFRPFPTEAVRQALENCERFVVLEKAFSVGIGGIVSSHCRAALRGTSFKCHELIAGLGGRDITKNSLHAYLDKAVKDDVEDTTFLDLDYELVDNQLAREAAERRSGSAPENMMREAATRSRKKDN; from the coding sequence ATGCTTAAGCAAATCCAAGGCTCCAAGGCAGTAGCCGAAGCCGTCGGAGCGTGCCGACCGGAAGTTATTTCGGCCTACCCGATCTCCCCACAGACACATATCGTCGAGGCGCTGTCAGCAATGGTCAAGGCCGGCCAGATCGACAATTGCGAGTACGTGAACGTGGAGAGCGAGTTCTCCGCCATGTCCGCTTGTATCGGCGCATCTGCTGCCGGTGCTAGGACCTATACGGCGACTGCTTCCCAGGGGCTGTTGTTCATGGTCGAAGCCGTGTACAACGCGTCTGGACTCGGCCTTCCCATCGTAATGACCGTGGCCAACCGTGCAATCGGCTCCCCGATCAACATCTGGAACGACCACACCGACTCCATGTCGCAACGTGACTCTGGCTGGCTCCAGCTCTACGCCATCGACAACCAAGAAGCCGTTGATCTGCACATTCAGGCATTCAAGATCGCCGAAGAGCTCTCCTTGCCCGTCATGGTGTGCATGGATGGATTCATCCTCACCCACGCTGTGGAGCAGATTGATATTCCGGAACGTGAGCTCGTCGACAAGTTTTTGCCTGAGTTTGAACCTCGCCAGGTGCTCGACCCTGAAAACCCGATTTCGATCGGCGCGATGGTGGGGCCAGAAGCGTTTACCGAGGTTCGCTATCTGGCTCACAAGAAACAGCTGGACGCCTTGGAAATCATCCCGCGTGTACAGAAGGAATTCCAGGAGGTATTCGGCCGTGAATCTGGCGGATTGCTCCACGAGTACCGCACCGAAGATTCCGAGACGATCATCGTGTGCCTGGGCTCAGTGACGGGTACTCTGCGCGATGTCGTCGATGAGCGACGCGAAAACGGTGAGAAGATCGGCGTTTTGTCGCTGGTATCGTTCCGACCATTTCCTACAGAGGCAGTGCGTCAGGCGCTGGAAAACTGCGAACGCTTCGTCGTATTGGAAAAAGCATTCTCGGTTGGCATTGGCGGCATCGTATCGTCGCACTGCCGCGCTGCGCTTCGCGGAACAAGCTTCAAGTGCCACGAACTCATTGCAGGTCTCGGCGGACGCGACATCACCAAGAACAGCTTGCACGCCTACCTAGACAAGGCAGTGAAAGATGACGTCGAAGACACGACATTCCTTGATTTGGACTATGAACTCGTGGACAACCAGTTGGCGCGTGAGGCAGCTGAACGACGAAGTGGCTCGGCTCCAGAGAACATGATGCGCGAAGCCGCCACGCGATCGAGGAAGAAGGACAACTAA